A genomic region of Magnolia sinica isolate HGM2019 chromosome 6, MsV1, whole genome shotgun sequence contains the following coding sequences:
- the LOC131249199 gene encoding uncharacterized protein LOC131249199 isoform X2, protein MANDSNLDSMLRNLSPEGEAPWLPPKPWESIASESGSISLTEEHSSSRFSDPIYDPSTVSESTLVRLVINALQGVKSALDDIEKLCEAFSSNPADRTFHRIPSLWHRSSSTNAFGKILKSIGHSGLVFFLLCKFVDYFVGANLNVGGENRDDNKKRGKETSPKFAESQSETRNGDSHHGKEMGACPRYSLVNQAFSVAVGKILEGYVCALNTLFSSVHLRHSSKNANPHQQVSPVVGCLTSIVHSEISVLEVYLHTKELRTHIQALQNICFFKNEDLASLVTSREDAVVEMTLKLRDFPRGTDLLTYLYVQLRDADPVHRALLKFLFVRSCEPYCGFIKSWIYQASICDPYKEFIIEHDGESSPSSHGKAGYRSYLSEASIKEGDGVAVPCFLQDIRLPLLRAGQQLLVLVKLLDMCNFATVAEDHSYRPGAHFSSPLSNLEDVLPYWNDPSNKPIACSSPLTFSKRNIEAMILKRETVHRMAQEKLKRLFPRLCIRCRQISSSVIPFCTFPFFLDSRRGGENIPTALISDEGLISSHSTADEEATDLAAGAEDTDASSTSDYFSSDTEQSDISEEKYKFQESTGQPDIFVVSEPGDFSASGLFSCFENRSILRKPLGSETPKGMECVHEVSCDRMDTDPHHKDVELTQFSLTLQSEASKWCRKLETSNANYLFGTCWPLGGLLKNPFSSVGGYAGETHAHLANGSQKVTDRNVEISTREDSNFGKEFGSGNSNMEPVMKKIEVNNPKYENSSTESWNLRHVNKLLSMNPMLTKNAWFHMMHDSRDKDHVASKNSSFPHFDFSSVEDPYKACGERLDANFDHGFQVEHPVSMVSGVSALEGINKDLAEQCHDDDGTPFDQIGQSVVSSPAYSSRNSKEILQEKDLSTRTSGGAKWESLLSYSSKYVVFDAGGHGDNSVAGFEIPLDVIVDKCIVQEIFLQYKYVSDFTIKLLEEGFDLQGHLSALRHYHFMELADWADSFIMSLWRHKWHVSEADQRVSEVQMFLDLALQRSSCESDQYKERLFVSMKGQGMMLPPTSAGGVHAFDFITLGYRVDWPVSIVLTADALKLYADIFSFLTQVKLAVFSLTDIWRLLKELLSRDSGLDEREMKYFNVLIKMSSF, encoded by the exons ATGGCCAACGATTCGAACTTGGATTCGATGCTTCGAAATCTGAGTCCTGAAGGAGAAGCTCCTTGGCTCCCGCCCAAACCCTGGGAATCGATTGCGTCTGAGAGCGGAAGTATTTCTCTCACCGAAGAGCATTCCAGCTCCAGATTCTCCGATCCCATCTACGACCCCTCAACTGTCTCG GAGAGCACTTTGGTGAGGCTGGTCATAAATGCATTACAAGGTGTCAAATCAGCACTAGATGACATCGAAAAGCTCTGTGAAGCATTTTCCTCTAATCCAGCGGACAGAACCTTCCATCGAATTCCTAGTTTATGGCATCGATCATCAAGCACCAATGCTTTTGGGAAGATTCTGAAATCAATTGGCCACTCAGGTCTTGTATTTTTCCTGCTCTGCAAATTTGTGGATTATTTCGTTGGTGCAAATCTGAATGTAGGTGGAGAGAATAGAGACGATAACAAGAAGAGGGGAAAAGAAACGAGTCCTAAATTTGCTGAAAGTCAATCAGAAACACGGAATGGGGATAGTCACCATGGGAAGGAAATGGGGGCATGTCCTCGATACAGTCTTGTCAATCAGGCATTTTCTGTTGCAGTGGGAAAAATTTTAGAAGGATACGTTTGTGCACTGAATACTTTATTTTCATCAGTACATCTGAGGCATTCATCGAAGAATGCCAATCCGCATCAGCAAGTTTCTCCTGTAGTGGGCTGTCTTACCAGCATCGTACATTCTGAAATATCTGTCTTGGAGGTTTACCTGCATACAAAAGAATTGAGAACTCACATTCAAGCTCTTCAAAATATTTGCTTCTTCAAGAATGAAGATCTTGCCTCATTAGTTACTTCTAGAGAGGATGCGGTGGTTGAAATGACCTTAAAGCTTCGCGACTTCCCCAGAGGAACAGATCTACTTACATATTTGTATGTTCAACTACGG GATGCTGATCCAGTTCATCGTGCACTTCTCAAGTTTCTTTTTGTCCGCTCATGTGAACCATATTGTGGTTTCATCAAATCATGGATTTATCAGGCAAGCATTTGTGATCCTTACAAGGAGTTTATCATAGAACATGATGGTGAATCATCGCCTTCTTCGCATGGCAAAGCCGGCTACCGCAGTTACTTGTCGGAGGCATCTATAaag GAAGGAGATGGAGTAGCAGTTCCTTGTTTTCTGCAAGATATCCGTCTCCCCCTCCTTAGAGCTGGTCAGCAACTTCTAGTGCTTGTAAAACTGTTGGATATGTGTAATTTTGCGACCGTTGCAGAAGATCACAGTTACAGACCAGGAGCTCATTTCTCTTCTCCTTTGTCAAATCTAGAAGATGTCCTTCCTTACTGGAACGATCCTTCAAATAAGCCCATAGCTTGCTCGTCCCCATTAACTTTCAGCAAAAGAAATATAGAAGCCATGATACTTAAGAGGGAAACTGTGCACAGAATGGCACAAGAAAAGCTTAAAAGGCTTTTCCCAAGATTATGTATCAGATGTCGGCAAATAAGTTCCAGT GTAATTCCATTTTGTACGTTTCCCTTTTTCCTCGATAGCAGAAGAGGTGGTGAAAACATTCCAACAGCCTTGATATCTGATGAAGGATTGATTTCTTCTCACTCAACTGCTGACGAAGAAGCCACAGATTT GGCTGCAGGTGCAGAGGATACTGATGCTTCTAGCACATCAGATTATTTTTCTTCTGATACAGAACAGTCTGATATCTCCGAAGAGAAATACAAGTTTCAGGAATCCACTGGACAGCCCGATATTTTTGTTGTATCAGAACCAGGAGATTTTTCAGCGTCAgggttgttttcatgttttgaaaATCGAAGCATATTGAGAAAGCCTCTGGGAAGTGAAACACCAAAGGGCATGGAGTGTGTTCATGAAGTGAGTTGTGATAGAATGGATACAGACCCACATCATAAGGATGTAGAGTTGACTCAATTCTCCCTGACACTTCAGTCAGAGGCATCAAAATGGTGTAGAAAGTTGGAAACCTCAAATGCAAATTATTTATTTGGTACATGTTGGCCACTTGGAGGTCTTCTGAAGAATCCTTTTTCTTCTGTTGGAGGATATGCAGGTGAGACGCATGCACATCTTGCTAATGGTAGCCAAAAGGTGACTGATAGGAATGTCGAAATCTCGACGAGAGAAGATTCAAATTTTGGTAAAGAGTTTGGCTCTGGCAATTCTAATATGGAGCCAGTCATGAAAAAGATAGAAGTCAATAATCCTAAGTATGAAAATTCATCAACTGAGTCATGGAATCTACGGCATGTGAACAAACTTCTAAGCATGAACCCCATGTTGACAAAAAATGCCTGGTTTCACATGATGCACGATTCAAGAGATAAAGATCATGTGGCTAGTAAAAATTCTTCCTTTCCACACTTTGATTTCTCATCAGTGGAAGATCCGTATAAGGCATGTGGGGAAAGGTTGGATGCCAACTTTGATCATGGATTTCAAGTTGAACATCCTGTGTCTATGGTCTCTGGTGTTTCTGCCCTGGAGGGAATTAATAAAGATCTTGCTGAACAATGCCATGACGATGACGGCACTCCATTTGATCAGATAGGTCAATCAGTTGTATCTTCTCCTGCATATTCATCAAGAAATTCAAAGGAAATCCTACAGGAAAAGGATCTTTCAACAAGAACTTCTGGTGGAGCTAAGTGGGAGAGTTTGTTGAGCTATTCCAGTAAATATGTTGTATTTGATGCTGGAGGTCATGGGGATAATTCAGTAGCTGGGTTTGAGATACCACTTGATGTCATTGTTGATAAATGCATTGTGCAGGAAATCTTCCTTCA ATATAAGTATGTGAGTGACTTCACCATTAAGTTGCTTGAGGAAGGATTCGATCTTCAAGGACATCTTTCGGCTTTGCGACATTACCATTTTATGGAATTAGCAGACTGGGCGGATTCGTTCATTATGTCTCTTTGGCGTCAT AAATGGCATGTTTCTGAGGCCGACCAGAGAGTATCAGAAGTACAAATGTTCCTTGATTTGGCACTGCAAAGGTCCTCATGTGAGAGTGACCAATACAAGGAAAGGTTATTTGTATCCATGAAAGGACAAGGCATGATGCTCCCGCCAACTTCTGCCGGTG GTGTCCATGCCTTTGATTTTATCACTTTGGGTTACAGAGTAGATTGGCCAGTCAGCATTGTCTTGACTGCAGATGCACTTAAACTATACGCTGACATTTTCAGTTTTCTGACTCAAGTTAAACTGGCTGTTTTTTCACTCACTGATATATGGCGCTTGCTGAAG